The sequence below is a genomic window from Macadamia integrifolia cultivar HAES 741 chromosome 1, SCU_Mint_v3, whole genome shotgun sequence.
ACTTGTAACGCTGTCATGGCCGCTCTCCTCCGCCAATCTCGATACTCCGATCTCCTCTCGCTTCATCGATTTATCACTCAGGCTGGTGTCGCTGCTAACGTCGTCACCCACAATCTCCTCATTAACGCCTACTGTGATTGTAGGAAAACTGATACTGCTCTTGAACATTATAAGCAGCTTATCAATGATGCCCCTTTTAATCCTTCTCCTACTACTTATCGCATTCTTGTGAAGGGGCTTGTGGATAACAACAAGGTTGATCGGGCTGTAGAACTGAAAAATGAGATGCTTGAGAAGGGTTTCGCTCCGGACTCAATTGTCTATAATCATCTCATGTTGGGGCTAGTGAAGAAATTAGATCCAGATGGAGTTCTGGCTTTATACGATGAATTAAAGGAGAAGCTAGGGTTTGTTTCGCTGATGCTGATGCTGCCGCTGCCATGATCTTCGGTGCTCTGAACGATCACCTCTGCTTTTGATGTCTCGGTGAAGGTGAGTATAGGTAGGGGgaagaggaattgggttaaaaatatcttttgatgataagggtataatggtacttttaatttttcacttaacagtgactgacggtagggggtccgaggctaatttggtgaaagagagggggtgttcctctAATATTGGaattctctagggggtgacgttgtaaattacccaaaaaaaaaacatacactGCCTTTTGAGAATGTGTTGAATTGGAGAAAAATTAAGTGGCTCAAATTTAACTTTTAGATGAATTGGGCATCTCCACCTAATAGTTTAAGTAAACATGGTTCCAAATATCAGTATCAAATCGGCCGTATCCGTCAATCATATCGGTGGAACGGTTCTTAGTAAGGATAGGCTGAATATGGCTGATacgtatcagtatcagtatcagtcaACGCCGATATTTGAAGCCATTACTGCAAGACATCAGATTTTGCCTACTCAATTTACAGTCCCTGTTATTCTCAGATGGGAGACATGTGGGTTTCTTAGAACCTAGAGCAGCCATTACATAGCCTTTCCTCATTCTTCAGAAGTAAAGGATCACAACCACATACATGTCCAAAAAGGAAACCTCCGGAGATTTTTCTGATATGGAAGAAGCCCTGAAGAGGCAAAATTTTCTTTGCAATTTCATCAATCATTACAAGCAACAAATTGTACTATAATATAAAATGACCGCACACCTTATAGTAAAATTTCATGGTATACAAAACGACGACAAAAATTTCACATACAACAATGCTACTGCTGGAATTCCTTTTAGTATATAGGCTTCAGCCAGATTTTTTGTTCATTGGCAGAAACTACTATCTGTGAACTGCCTCAGCTGAGAGTAGGTGGAAGTAGTATTCGCCAACTCACACGGTTCAGTATGAAAACTCCACCCCTTTATTTCATTGAGTAGGTGGGATAATAAATTGAGACCTTTTGAAAATTCCTCAACTCAACTACTACGTCTTCTTAGCCTGCAAAATAATATGTTAACATTGAGGCTAATTTAATGGTCAATAAATCAGTAAGCCTTGCATGTGAAATCTATGGTGTTTAGACAAATCATGGATGATGGATGTGTTAGCTAGATTGCACCAAAACCAAGTTCGAGATGTTAAAAGAATTCAACTTTTCAATTCTTGGGTTGGACCAAGAAGAATACTATTTCAAGCAAATAGAATGACGATTGTTACAATAccttttttaaatactttttgTGAAGCTTCATTGCGCCGCTGCAAGCTTTTTTGGCATCTAGATTTCCGGTTATGTCATTCAATATCTGACAGTGAAGAAGCCAATGAATAGAGGTTGGTGATAGGGAGACAACCCAACGTCTTGTAGAAAAATGAATTCATAGAAGACTACCAATTCAAGCAAGATACACTGTTTATACTCTTACGCTACTCAAGCCATAGAGGGGCTTAATTTCAGAATATGCTACCCAGATACAACGACGACACAATTTTTATATGTGTTCAATTCGTTGATGGATATGGAAGTAATTGCACAATAAAGGTGCTGAAGGATATGGGTAAAATAGACTCTGGTAGAGGTAGTCAAACCGTAGATCAGTGTCACATCAAATGACAAACTGGTTGAAATGACCCATCATGTTttcacaaaaaatgattctaaatAC
It includes:
- the LOC122071824 gene encoding pentatricopeptide repeat-containing protein At3g49240, mitochondrial-like, which gives rise to MAAASALITRKEVLTVTLSLSLSPFVKKHLYFQPNKVEEQRKTRKSYNGDGSDELRRAAERRLRIEPPLNSLHHTQPQQRPINPNPNPNAPKLPESVTVLTGNRLNLHNRILTLIRQNDLDEAALLTRHSIYSNCRPTIFTCNAVMAALLRQSRYSDLLSLHRFITQAGVAANVVTHNLLINAYCDCRKTDTALEHYKQLINDAPFNPSPTTYRILVKGLVDNNKVDRAVELKNEMLEKGFAPDSIVYNHLMLGLVKKLDPDGVLALYDELKEKLGFVSLMLMLPLP